One Euphorbia lathyris chromosome 1, ddEupLath1.1, whole genome shotgun sequence DNA segment encodes these proteins:
- the LOC136202405 gene encoding psbQ-like protein 3, chloroplastic, protein MASRQLFVQRQIWWVEACVQPKGKQPQMTLQCNVSRRIGAIVTVGSALLAIPQIRYAYAMELEMEQTIEETQNRIKGYGDSLSDVKAFLETQSWKEAQKLLRKSSSNLKLDLYTLIQTKPGNERPLLRHLYFNLFNNVTRLDYAARDKDASRVWQCYGNIVLAYNHILDRL, encoded by the exons ATGGCATCAAGACAGTTATTCGTCCAAAGGCAAATATGGTGGGTGGAAGCATGTGTTCAACCCAAAGGGAAGCAGCCTCAAATGACTTTGCAGTGTAATGTGAGCAGGAGAATAGGAGCAATTGTAACAGTTGGTTCAGCTCTATTGGCGATACCTCAAATCAGATATGCATATGCTATGGAACTGGAAATGGAACAGACAATTGAAGAGACACAGAACAGAATCAAAGGGTATGGTGATAGTTTATCAGATGTTAAAGCTTTCTTGGAGACACAATCTTGGAAGGAAGCTCAAAAACTGTTGAGGAAAAGCTCATCAAATTTGAAGCTAGATCTCTATACTCTAATCCAAACTAAACCTGGAAATGAGAGGCCTCTGCTCAGGCACCTCTATTTCAATCTCTTCAATAATGTTACCAGA CTAGATTATGCGGCTAGAGACAAAGATGCCTCCCGTGTATGGCAATGCTATGGAAACATTGTTCTGGCCTACAACCACATTTTGGACAGATTATAA